The Bacteroidota bacterium genome segment TTTTCCAAAACGCATGGTTAAACCTATATCACTAAGCGGATCTAAATCAATGGTTTTACCTTCAATATCAACCATTTTTGGCGATATAGATTCGTAAGAAAGCCCTATAGCAAAATAATTACCACGAGGTGCTATTGCTTTAGAGGTAACTAAAGACAAGGTAAACTTATTAGAAGTGGTATAAACGTAACTACAGTCATACAGGCCGAATTCTCTGAACATACTTTCCTCATCGTAATAATCATCTTTTGAAACTAATTTTCCTTCTCCATTTAAATTACTGATAACACCCCACTTTTGGAATGAATAATCGAATGAAAGGGTGGTATGTTCGCTTACAACATAGTTTAAATCTATACGGTGTTTTATGTTTAATGCCAGTCCTGTTAAATCGGTTCCATCGGCTGCTTTAAAATCAAAAATGCTGGCAAAGGGCATTATACTCGGGGCATAGCCAATAGCCAGTCGTTTTCCTAAATAACCGGGCACTTGTGCATGGGCATTTACCAAGTACAGTAAAGAACTTACTACTAAAAATATATATCTAAATCGGGTCATTATTATTTCAGTTTAATCAGTAAATTATATAATTCAGAGGTCAGTAAATCTTTGCTGTCTCTCTCCGCACTGTACTTAATATTTCCATATTTAATTTCGCCAGTTTTAACATTATACACGGCTAAAACCAATGCATTTGAACGTTCTGGTTTGGTTAAATTATAAATGAAAAAAGGTAAATATATTCCGTAAGTAAGTACTGAATAAATGCAACCAAACAATATATCTCCGCCATCTTTTTTATCAGTAATAGCTAAATCAACAAGCATGGCTACATATTCGGTATTGTGCTTTTCTACAAAATTATGAATGGCTAAATTATCGGTTGCTAAAGGTTTAAAATCTTCGTTGTTAAAACACTCTATCATTCTCGATTTAATGAGCGTGTATTCATTATAATCATCTGAATTGTTTATTTCGGCAGGAATAATAAAATCTGCTTCGAGCTTAGCGGCTTCGGTACATTTAACAATGGTATTTTTAAACTCAACTTCTTTTTGCTCTGACTCTATATACCTTGTTGATTGCGTTTTTCGTTGGTCAATAACCAAATAGTTAGGATCTAAAAAAACCAGTTTCTTAATGCCTAAATTTTTGGTCTTTGTTATTTTTATACTGGCTTTGGTCTTTTCAAAATCCGATTCGGTATCCTCATCTTCTTTTGTTTTTTCATCAATTTTATCGGTTACATCTAAAAAATAATCTTTAAAGTCATTGGTCGATAAATAAGGTATCATAGTGTATATAGCAAAGGTTCCTTTATGCTTTATTTTATTACCGTATTTACTCTTGTTCTTTTTTGATTTCCACTCGCTTTTATTTTCAACTACCTGTTGCACATACCACGATTGTACTAAACTGTCATTATAGTCTTTTTTAAAGTAACTATACTTGGTGCTTATGTTATTGGCAAAGCTGTAAACTATGCTTTTCATATAATCGTTATCAGTTGATTTATCTGAAAAGTTATACTTTGTTTTAATATCCCAGGCCATGCGCAAGCATACAACGCTTACTTCTTCTTTGGTCATGTTATAAAAAGCATAATGCAGTTTTTGAATTTCACCCTGTACTTTATCTGGTTTTGATAAAATGGATTTACGGTAACCCTTATTAACAGCAGTAATAATCTGGTATAGACTGCGCAGTTTTGCTTCGGCCAAATATTTACTGTTGGGATTGTCTTTTTCCAACAAGTAAATGGTATATAAATTTTCTATGGGTCTAAAATTTAAACTGTATAGCCTGCACAATTCGAACCGGGCTGTTTTTTGTGTTAAATAAAAATCTTTCTCTGAAACCACAAAAAGTAATCCACCCTCTCTTTCATTGTTACCTAGATTTACTTTATCTAAAGTACGTATACGTTTGGCTATACCGGGGTGTGTGCTATTGGCATCACTTTCTTTGTCACCATCTTCTTCGTCATCGCCTGACTCTAAATTATCGTCTTTTATGGTATAATCTTGTGCAGTATCAGGCCAATATACCCTTGGTAACATCATATATGGTCTGCTTATATATGATGATGATAAAAACCTGTTTTCAAATGGTTCACCGGCATAGTGTAACATGTCTAAAGCCTTTTTAGGCTCATCCATGTTATACTGTGTTTTGGCATATAGCTTTAAGCCTTCTGCATCGGCTTCTATTTCCTGCTCTTTGTTATAGCTGTTGCTTGCAAAAATTTTATCGGCATCATCCAAGTCTTCGTACTCATCTATTCCTTTTTGTATTTTTTTTCTTTCTACAAAAATGTTAAACGAATGGCCTTTGGCATAATGTGATATTTCGTGCGCTAATATAAACGCTAATTGTGCTTCTGATTTAACATGAGCCAATAAGCCCATATTGATAAATATTTTTCCATCGCTAAAAGCAAAAGCATTTACTGATGGCGATTGTACTACATATACTTTTACTTCGTTACTTAACTTGGTATTTGATTCTAAAAGTTTATCAACTATTTTATTGATATAATCATTGACAGGTGAATTAAATAAAATTCTTCCCCCGCGCAGTAAATCGGATACAGCAAAATTCGACTCTAATAAAAACTCTTTTTTGTCTCTTAACTTTACGTTTTTATCGTTCTTACTTTTATGTTCCTGTACGTTTTGTTTGTACTGCTCGCTGGCAAAGTTGGTATATTCCGCAGGAAGATTTCCTGTATTTTTTATATTCTTATAATTATCAAAATCCTGCGATGTGGCAACTTTTATACTTAATAAAAATACGGCTAAAATTTTTATTCTCAATTTCATTCTTAATGTATGCTATAGTTTAAATTAATCGTATAAAGGCAACTCTATTTTGTTAAAATAAAACACGCTGCGTTTTTTATTTTTACCTTTTTCGTTTTTGTTTTTTATATCTAAACTACCACTTGCTATGTAATAATCATCGTACCAGTATTCTATATCGCTATTGGTATAAGAAGCTGTTATTTTATCTCCTTTTTTCTCGGTATTACTCATATCTACCTGTTTAAAGTTACGGGTATTATTTTCTTTGTCGAAAGTTTGGGTTTTTAAAATATACCCATCATTGTACACAACGGTATATTCATTATCACCGGTTTCATAAAACTTAAAGCGTTCTTTTAAGAAGAATGTCAACGGGCCGTTCACGTTAAATCCGTTATCCCAAAGCAGCTCACCTTCGTTACTAATAGCAAATATCAAAGTGCCTGAATATTGGTAACCTACAAAAACAGTTACTGTTCTGGTTTGCATTCTTCCATTTACCATTGAAACTTCTGTATGGGTTTCATATTTCGGATAATAGGTTTCTCCAAAAAATACTTTCTCATCTTCTCTTACTATTACATCGTGGAAAATAACCTGCATGGTAATATTAGCAGCCTTGCCCGTTTTAGCGCTTTTCTTAATGGCTTTATCCTCGGCTCTGGTAGTGGCTACTTTAAAGTTTTTAAATTTATTCCAAGGAATTGTTTTAAAGAATTTTTGTTTGTTGTTGGTCATCATTCCCACATAAATTCCCTGGGTAACATTTCCTGTTCCTGTTTTCATACCGGTAATAGGCCCGTAAGCACCAACTATTACTTTGTTTTCAGCATCTATGTGGTTTAGCTTTCCTTTATATACTTCAATGTTTTGTGGTATTTTAATATTTACATCGGCATTTAGCTTACCGCCTTTAATTGTCCTGATAGATAATTTAGATATTTTCTTGTACTTATGTTTAACAGTAAAGCTTAATTCATCAATACTGTCATGTTGATCAATATCTACAATTTCGCCAATTCCTTTTCCATAGTTTTCCATTAAAAACTCTTTCTTGGAACCACTTTTAGTTTTCATATCAACATTTACTATATATGGCTTGAAGGTTGGTGTGTAAAAAATAAGTGGTATATAGCATAAGCAAGCTGACAGGCAGGTAACCATTTGTAAGTCGCTTTGTGTCGGGCCTATTTTTCCGGCTAAACTAACTACGCCATTTTTAACCAGCATTTGTTTTAAATGCAAGGCTTTATCTAACAAGCCAGGAAATGTTTTTATTTCTTTGGTAGCAATGTTTAATTTAACCAACAGGTAATCTTTAAAGTAAGGATCAGTCAAAAATGTATTGCCATGTGAGTTTTTATTATTAGTAAACAAAAAATACAGATTCTCTCCTTCAAACTGGTAATCTAAAATCTTATAGTCTTTATTTATGGTAATTTTTGTTTTGTAGTCTTCTTCAAACGAAACATCTAATTTTTTAAAGATGAAATCTTTCAAACCATTTTTAGCTTTCGATTCCGGCATATAGGCAACGATTAAACCTTGGCTATCAACTGGAATAACTTTAAAGCTTGCTTCCGCATCATCCATATTTAGTTCTTTATGAATTTTTATGGCGTCTTTAATGGTTTCTGCTTCCGGAGCTTTGTTTTTTTGGGCAATTACCCCTAAGCAGCTAAAAATTACTAAACTAAATAGTATTATTTTTTTCATCTATTATTAATTATTTTGCGGAAAAATAATTTTTTTTATAATGTTTCCAAACAAATTTGTATTAATTCTGTTATTGTTTTTCGTTAAACACGGATTCTGTCAATCGGCATTAACACTTGAAAACATTATACAAGTAAAACTGAGTACACAACCTTTAGTAAAACACGTCAATAAAAAATCTCTTTTATTTCGCTTTTATAAAAATTTAATTTCATCGCAAGATGGTAACTCCTGTGGGTTTTATCCAAGCTGCTCGCAGTTTGCGGCAGAATCTATCAGTAAGAAAGGAATTGTTATTGGCACCTTTGCTGCATTTGACAGGTTGAGCAGATGCAATGGACATAACCATGAATTTTACTTGTTTCACCCCACCACTCAAAAGCTACTCGATTTAGTTCAGTGAAGTTTGTCATATTTTCATTATTGGTTTTTAGTTGGGGGTTTTCTAAAGCCCAGAATATTTTTGACTATGAGCACAACATAACTTACGCTAAATATTTATATGAGCATAAAGACTATAAACAAGTATTGGGAATATTGAATACGTTTGACTCGAATACAAATAATAAAAACGAAATAGCTATTTGGAAAGTACGGTGTTACTTAAATCTTAAGCAATATACAGAAGCTGATTATACACTTCAATCTATACAAGTAAATGTAAAGCATAAACCGGAGTATGATTTCTTATTGCTTAAAAATAGTTTATTAAGTAATAATTTCACTAAATATAATAGTTATGTATTTGACAGTACAAATGCCCTCATAGCAGAGTTGCTTTGTTACCGAGAGTTTTATACCAAAGGAATTGATAGCGCTATTGTTTATACGCAAAAAAACATACACGATACTTTATTAATGCAGTATATGGTTGGTGTTTTTAGCAAAGCCAAGCCTGCTTACCGTTATAAAAAGCCTTGGCTAGCTGCTACTTTATCCATTGTTCCCGGATTAGGGCAAGTTTATACCCGACAATATGCAGACACTTATCTGGGCTTAATTCCTTTTTATTTACATGGTACTATTGCTTACATGGCGTTTTCGCAAGCGGGGATACAAAGTATTTTTGGTTGGTTAAATACCGCTATGGCTTCGGGCTTTTATATAGGTAATATTTACGGTGCAGCACAATCAGCCAAACGTATTAATCAAATAAATTTTTTAAAAACAAATGATGAAATTAAAAAGCGTATTAGTAGCTTGGAGTTTTAGTTTGTTTTTTTCTTTTTGTTTTGGTCAAACTATTGAGCAAACAAAAACCAAAGCAGATTCATTACTAACATCAGGTTTGTATCAGCAGGCGGATGTTTTGTATGACCGTATTATTTTTTTTGCTGACAGTACGCAACAACTACAAGCATTGGAAAAAGGAGCTGTTTGCAAGGCTGCACTTAATAAATTTGCCGAGGCTGCTCAATATTATAAATTGGCAAGTAAACTCGTATCGGCTGACAGCTTGTACTATAATTTATTACTACAACAAGCTTTATGTTTGGTAATGGATGAGCAGTTTGAAACGGCTCAAAAAATATTAACAGAAATACAATTGTTTGAACCTGCTGAGTATTACAAACAGAAGTCGTTTTTACTCAATGGCATTATAGAAACGCAACAATTAAACTTTTTAACGGCTAAAATTTATTTTGATAGTAGTGCCCATTTAGTACATACCAATGATAGCATTCTACTGTACGATTTATTAAATAAAAACTACAAAGCTGTAAGCTTTAACCCTAATGCAGCATCCTTTTACAGTGCTGTTCTACCGGGCTTAGGCCAATCTGTTCATGGCGATTTTAAAAACGGAATAAACTCATTTGTTATCAATGCTGCTTTAATTACAGCTTTTGTTTATACAGGTATCCAGTATAACTTTATCAGTTCGTTCTTGTTCTTTTCTGTTTACTGGCCCCGTTTTTATATAGGAGGCATAACAAGCAGCAAGGATATTGC includes the following:
- a CDS encoding M48 family metallopeptidase, which encodes MKLRIKILAVFLLSIKVATSQDFDNYKNIKNTGNLPAEYTNFASEQYKQNVQEHKSKNDKNVKLRDKKEFLLESNFAVSDLLRGGRILFNSPVNDYINKIVDKLLESNTKLSNEVKVYVVQSPSVNAFAFSDGKIFINMGLLAHVKSEAQLAFILAHEISHYAKGHSFNIFVERKKIQKGIDEYEDLDDADKIFASNSYNKEQEIEADAEGLKLYAKTQYNMDEPKKALDMLHYAGEPFENRFLSSSYISRPYMMLPRVYWPDTAQDYTIKDDNLESGDDEEDGDKESDANSTHPGIAKRIRTLDKVNLGNNEREGGLLFVVSEKDFYLTQKTARFELCRLYSLNFRPIENLYTIYLLEKDNPNSKYLAEAKLRSLYQIITAVNKGYRKSILSKPDKVQGEIQKLHYAFYNMTKEEVSVVCLRMAWDIKTKYNFSDKSTDNDYMKSIVYSFANNISTKYSYFKKDYNDSLVQSWYVQQVVENKSEWKSKKNKSKYGNKIKHKGTFAIYTMIPYLSTNDFKDYFLDVTDKIDEKTKEDEDTESDFEKTKASIKITKTKNLGIKKLVFLDPNYLVIDQRKTQSTRYIESEQKEVEFKNTIVKCTEAAKLEADFIIPAEINNSDDYNEYTLIKSRMIECFNNEDFKPLATDNLAIHNFVEKHNTEYVAMLVDLAITDKKDGGDILFGCIYSVLTYGIYLPFFIYNLTKPERSNALVLAVYNVKTGEIKYGNIKYSAERDSKDLLTSELYNLLIKLK
- the yidD gene encoding membrane protein insertion efficiency factor YidD yields the protein MFPNKFVLILLLFFVKHGFCQSALTLENIIQVKLSTQPLVKHVNKKSLLFRFYKNLISSQDGNSCGFYPSCSQFAAESISKKGIVIGTFAAFDRLSRCNGHNHEFYLFHPTTQKLLDLVQ